A genomic segment from Euhalothece natronophila Z-M001 encodes:
- a CDS encoding cadherin domain-containing protein — protein MGTIAVSDPEGDNFTLSLPEDVSEFAIDDDGTFTIASVEELELGEFDYTVEAEDEFGNSSEADVTINIDSPPPEITPEDEAFSILETVTDGTEVFTVEAIDPDGDNEAISYSFTEDYPFAIDEDGVVTVKDSEALEGEESFELEVVATSELGVESDPVSFDVEIEEDEPDEPIDEEFEQEQDRLAEELNNSFDDPDDLVDNFLRLLMTSLKE, from the coding sequence GTGGGAACCATTGCCGTCAGTGACCCCGAAGGAGATAACTTTACTCTTAGCCTACCCGAAGATGTAAGTGAGTTTGCTATTGATGACGATGGAACATTTACCATTGCTTCTGTAGAAGAATTAGAACTCGGGGAATTCGACTACACAGTGGAAGCCGAGGATGAATTCGGAAACAGCAGTGAAGCTGATGTCACCATCAACATTGATAGCCCCCCACCAGAAATCACCCCTGAAGACGAAGCCTTTTCTATACTTGAAACCGTCACTGATGGTACAGAAGTCTTTACCGTAGAAGCCATTGACCCCGATGGGGATAACGAAGCCATTAGCTATAGCTTCACTGAGGACTATCCCTTTGCCATTGATGAGGATGGTGTAGTTACAGTAAAAGATAGTGAAGCGTTAGAAGGAGAAGAGAGTTTTGAATTAGAAGTGGTAGCCACAAGTGAATTGGGAGTGGAGAGTGACCCCGTTAGCTTTGACGTGGAAATTGAAGAAGATGAACCTGATGAGCCAATTGATGAAGAGTTTGAGCAGGAACAAGATAGATTAGCGGAGGAACTTAATAATTCTTTCGATGACCCCGACGATCTTGTTGATAACTTCTTAAGACTTCTAATGACCTCATTGAAAGAGTGA
- a CDS encoding cadherin domain-containing protein, whose protein sequence is MGNEPPEITPEEDAFSILETVTDGTEVFTVEATDPDGDNEAITYSFTEDYPFAIDDGVVTVADSEELEADDSFELEVEATDELGASSTETFTVEIDPNLPPNSMKMNIALLLLN, encoded by the coding sequence ATGGGAAATGAACCTCCAGAAATTACGCCTGAAGAAGACGCATTTTCTATCCTTGAAACCGTCACTGATGGCACAGAAGTCTTTACCGTAGAAGCTACTGACCCCGATGGGGATAACGAAGCCATTACCTATAGCTTCACTGAAGATTATCCCTTTGCCATTGATGATGGTGTGGTTACAGTGGCAGATAGTGAAGAGTTAGAAGCCGATGACAGCTTTGAGTTAGAAGTAGAAGCCACTGATGAACTCGGCGCTAGCAGTACCGAAACCTTTACCGTAGAAATTGACCCCAACCTTCCCCCGAATTCGATGAAGATGAATATAGCTTTACTATTGCTGAATTAG